A window of Streptomyces sp. NBC_01224 genomic DNA:
CACAGACGCGCCGCTGGTGCTGGTGGACGACGAATTCTCCACGGGCAACACCGTGCTCAACACCATCCGCGCGCTGCACGAGCGATACCCGCGGAGCCGGTACGTCGTCGTCGCCCTGGTGGACATGCGGTCGCCGACCGACCAGGGAAGGCTGACCGAGTTCGCCGCGGAGATCGGCGCACGCGTCGACCTGGTGGCGAGGAGCTCGGGCACGGTCACCCTCCCGGAGGGCGTCCTGGAGAAGGGCCGGGCACTGGTCGCCGCGCATGAGGGGGCCGGTTCCGCCGGTCCCCGAGCGACTGTCGAGCAGGGGCGCCGACCGTGCACCCGGGTGGACCTCCAGTGGCCCGCCGGTGTGCCCGACGGCGGACGGCACGGCTTCACCCCCGCCCACCGGGCCGCCCTCGAACCGGTCCTCCCGGCCATGGCCGCCCGTATCGCCGCGTCACTGGGTGAAGCCCGCCGTGTACTGATCCTCGGCTTCGAGGAGCTGATGTACGCCCCCCTCCGCCTGGGCACGGCCCTGGAGGACCACACCGAAGCCGAGGTGCGCTACTCGACGACCACGCGTTCCCCCGTCCTCGCCGTGGACGATCCCGGCTATGCGATACGCAGCCGGCTGGTCTTCCCGGCCCACGACAATCCGGCCGACGGCCCCGGTGACCGGTACGCGTACAACGTCGCGGGCGCCGGTTTCGATGCCGTGGTCGTGACCATCGACTCCACCGCCGACACCCCCGAACTCCACGCCCCCGACGGCCTGTTGGCGCAGCTCGCCGCGCACACCGACCACGTCCTGCTCGCGGTCGTCCCCTCGTACGTCCCGTCGGGCCTCCCCTCGTACGTCTCCGAACGGCAGGAACCCTCCATGCTGCCCGAGCCCCTCCGCGGCCCCGCCTTCTCCTCCTATGCGCCGGACGAAGTCGGCTGGCTGCTCCAGGACCTCTCGGACACCGAACTGGAGGCGCCCACCGAGGAGCGCGAGGAAGCGATACAGAGCGGTGGCGCGCACTACGCCGAGTCGCTCCCCGTCGAGTACCAGCCGTCCGCCCAGTACCAGAGCCTGTTCAAGGCGGCGCTGGACCTGTCGGCCGCACGCGTCGCCCGCGCCGTCGGCACCGTCACCGAGACGGTCCTCGCCGAGCGCGGCGCTCGCCCCGTACTGGTCTCGCTCGCCAGGGCCGGCACTCCCGTCGGCGTACTCATGCGCCGCTGGGCCCGGCACCGGCACGGACTCGACCTGCCGCACTACGCCGTCTCCATCGTGCGGGGCCGCGGCATCGACGCAAACGCCCTGCGCTGGCTGGCCGCCCACCACGATCCGGCGGATGTCGTCTTCGTCGACGGCTGGACCGGCAAGGGGGCGATCACGCGTGAACTGTCCGCGGCGCTCGACGGGTTCGACGGATTCAACCCCGAGATCGCGGTCCTGGCCGACCCGGGCGGCTGCGTCCGCACCTACGGCACCCGCGAGGACTTCCTCATTCCGTCCGCCTGCCTCAACTCCACCGTTTCCGGGCTGATCTCGCGGACCGTCCTCCGGTCCGACCTGGTCGGACCCGACGATTTCCACGGCGCGAAGTTCTACCGGGAGCTTGCGGACACCGATGTGTCCGGCCACTTCCTCGACACCGTCGCCGACCACTTCGACGAGGTCGCCGACGCCGTGGACGCCGAGGCCAAGGAGCTGCTCGCGGCCGACCGCGCACCCACCTGGGAGGGATGGGCCGCGGTGGAACGGATCAGCGAGGAGTACGGCATCCACGATGTGAACCTGGTCAAGCCGGGCGTCGGCGAGACGACCCGCGTACTGCTGCGCCGCGTCCCGTGGAAGATCCTCGCCAAGCGCGGCGCGGGCGCCGACCTCGAGCACATCCGCCTGCTGGCCGAGCAGCGGGGCGTACCGGTCGAAGAGATTGACGAACTCCCTTACACCTGCGTCGGGTTGATCCACCCGAAGTACACCAGGGGTGCGACGGGCGCGGACGGCAAGGCGGTGGAGTCGAAGTGACCATCCCGGCCACCGCGGCCACCCCGGCCACCGGGACCGCCCCCATGACACTGGTCGCCAGCGACCTCGACCGCACCCTGATCTACTCGACGGCGGCGCTCCAGCTCCCCATGCCGGACGCCGAGGCCCCCCGGCTGCTCTGCGTAGAGGTGTACGACCACAAGCCGCTCTCCTACATGACCGAGACGGCCGCGACACTGCTCGACGAACTCGCCCGCACCACGGTCTTCGTCCCGACGACCACCCGTACCCGCGAGCAGTACGGGCGCATCCATCTCCCCGGTCCCGCACCGCGGTTCGCGATCTGCGCCAACGGGGGGCACCTCCTCGTCGACGGCGAATCCGACCCCGACTGGCAGACGCAGGTCTCCCGCAGGCTCGCCGACGAATGCGCCTCGCTCGCCGAGGTCCGCGCCCATCTCCTGGCCGCGGCCGACCCAGCCTGGCTGCTCAAGGAACGGGTCGCCGAGGACCTCTTCGCCTATCTCGTCGTCGAACGCGCGCTGCTGCCCGAGGGCTGGGTCAAGGAACTGGGGGAGTGGGCGGAGACTCGCGGCTGGACCGTGTCCCTCCAGGGCCGCAAGATCTACGCCGTGCCGGGCCCGCTCACCAAGAGCGCGGCCATGAACGAAGTCGCCCGGCGCACCGGCGCCACGCTCACCCTCGCCGCCGGTGACAGCCTCCTCGACGCCGATCTGCTCCTCGCCGCCGACCGTGCCTGGCGCCCGGCCCACGGCGAACTCGCCGACACCGGCTGGAGTGCCCCGCACGTCGATGTGACGGCAGAGCACGGTGTGGCGGCGGGCGAGGAGATCCTGCGCCACTTCCTCAGGGCTTCGGGCCCGGGGGCAGGCGCTCTCGTCCAGCAGTAGCAGTATGTGACGACGGGACGGGCGGTTCCTGCCCGGTGGGACCAACGAGGAGCATGCGATGACCAAGGGTAACGAAACCAAGATCACGGACGAGCTGTACGCGTACATGCTGGCGCACAACCCACCGCTCGACGCGGTGCAGCGCGAGCTCGTCGAGACCACGTACGCACGCCTCCCCGACCAGGCCGGCATGCAGTCCGCCGAGGAACAGGGACCGCTGCTCGCCTTCCTCGTCCGGCTGACCGGGGCCCGGCACATCGTGGAGGTCGGGACGTTCACCGGCTTCTCCGCCCTGTCGATGGCACAGGCGCTGCCCGCCGACGGAAGGCTGATCGCCTGTGATGTCTCGGAGGAGTGGACCGCCTACGGCCGGAAGGCGTGGGAGAAGGCGGGCGTCGCCGACCGGATCGAACTCCGTATCGCCCCCGCGCTCGACACACTGCGGGCGATGCCGGCCGAGCCGCACATCGACGTCGCCTACCTGGACGCGGACAAGGGCAACTACATCCCGTACTGGGAGGAACTGGTGCCCAGGATGCGGCAGGGCGGTCTCGTCGTCACGGACAACGTGCTCTTCCACGGCAGGGTGACCGACCCGCAGGCGACCGGCGGAGCGGCGGCGATCAAGGAATTCAACGACCATGTGGCCGCCGATCCGCGGATGGACAGCGTGCTGCTCACCGTGTCGGACGGGCTGACGCTCTCCCGTAAGCGGTAGGAGCCGCAGGCCGTGACTCCGATTGCCCGCTCTCAGCCGCAGCAACCCCCGCCGCAGCAGCCGCCACCGCCGGCCGACGGTGCGGCGGGCGCGGACTTGGCCGACGAGCCGCCCACGGCCACGGTGGAGAGAAGCTTCACGGTGTCGGCGTGCCCGGCAGGGCAGGAGGCCGGGTCCGAGGACTGAGCCATCGGGCGGCTGAGTTCGAACGTGTCTCCGCAGGAGCGGCAGCGGTACTCGTAACGAGGCATGGCCCCAGGCTATCCGGCGCCGGCCCGGGGCAGACAGACATGACGGCCGACCGGTGGTACGGGGACGTGGTACGGGTCACGGACGGCGGACAACGGGCATCGTCGGCGGCGTTGCCTTCCGGCCCATCCGCGTCTCCCGCGCGGCCTCGTCGGGATGGCGGGCCCGCCAGTACGGGTTGTCGTGCGGAAGACCGCCGCTGACCCGCCCGTACATCCCGAACATCATCAGCATCAAGCCGACCACAAAGCTGAACAGCACATTCTGCATGTGGAAGGCGAGGAAATTGTAGTCGGTGTCGAGCAGCGCGAGATTGATGAATCCGCTGAGGATGAAGGCGACGCCCAGAATCATGTTGAGCGTCGAGGCGAAGTTGCCGCCGATCACCATCCCGATGAACAGCAGCAGGCCGACGCAGATGGACAGGACGCTGAGGGCACCGTTCGTGTTGAGACCGGCGACCGTGGCACCGCCGGTGCTGAAGAAGCCGATCTCGTTGATCAGCCCCAGGATTCCGAAGGCGAGAAGCACCAGCCCCATCAGTCCCGCCCCGACCCGGTAGACGCGGTTCAGCCGGTGATCGACTGGAAGGTGTTTGTCGAGCTGGGTGACCTTACGGCGGCGCCGCGGGGTCTGTCGTCCGGTGGCGTGCAGTACATGGGTGGCCATTTCGGCCTCCTTCGCGCGTACTACCAGGATCCGTCCACGGGGATGCTGCCGCACATCAGAAGGGCCGAGGGACCCGAACCCGGCGTATCAGAACCCGACGTATCAGGAGAGCTGCCGCCGCCCCCGCACATCACCCGCCGGCCCCGCGCTCCTCACGGATCTCGGAGACCACCCGCGCCGCCGTCTGCCGTACCGCTTCGGTCTCGGCCAGAAAGTGCCAGTAGTCGGGGTGGCGCCCCTCCAGACCGGCGACGGCGCGCTCCAGCCGGGCCACGGCATCGTCCAGCGGACGGGCATGACGCGGATCGGGCGTGTTGCGCCCGGCCATGGCCAGGCGCTGGGCGTCCCGGATCGCGAACCGGGTTCGCTGGATCTCCTGCTGCGGGTCCTTGGCCACATCGTTCAGCCGGTGCAGCCGGTCGCCGGCCGCGGACACCGCCTCGTCCGTGGCGTTCAGCAGGGCGCGCACCGTGCTCAGCCGGGAGGTCGCATCGGCCCACCGCTGCTCGTCCCGAGCCTTGGCGGCTTCCTTCAGCTTCTCCTCGGCCTGCCGCACATTGGTTGCCGCCTGCTCCGGCACCGGCTGGAGGTCCTGCCAGCACGCCGCAGAGAACCGCCGCCGCAGCTCGCTCAGCACCGGCTCCACGGAGCCCGCCCGGGTCGTCAACGCCTGGGCGCGGGTACGCAGAGACACCAGCCGGTGGTCGATCTCGGCGGCCCGTTCGGGCAACTGGGCCGCCTCTGCCCGTACCGCCTCGGCATCGCGCAGCACCCGATCGGCACGCTGCAGGGTCTCCGGAACGCCGTGCCGACCGGCGCCCTGGTTGAGCTTGGTCAGCTCGGGAGCGAGGGCCGCCAGCCGCGCGGCGAGGTCGTCCGCCCGCAATCCGGACGCCCGCACCGCATCGAGAGCATTGCTCGCACCGAGGAGCGACTGCCGGGCCCGCTCCACGGCGGGCGCGAGCCGGGCGAGCTGCGTCTCCGCGTTGCCCAGCAGCGGCCCGAGCCCCTGCGCGAACCGGTCCAGCTCGGCCTTGACCCGCACCAGCTCGTCCTTGGCCGTGGTCAGCTCGGTCCTGGCACGGGCCGCGACGGCCGGCTCCAGATCGTCCCGGTCCAGGTCGTGTGCGTCGACTGCGGTGATGTACGTATGACTGGCCTCGTCGATCCGCCGCCCGAGAGCAGCGAAGTCATCCACGGCCTTGCGCGCACCGGGCGAGCTGTCCACCGCAGTGATCGTCTCGATCGAGATCCGCAGATCGCGCTGGGCCGTGTCCAGCTCGTAGAAGGCGGCAGCGGCAGCGTCCTTCGCGGCCTGCGCAACGGCGCGCTGACTCTCCCCGCGCCCGCCGAACCAGCGCCTCGTACCGCCACCGGCGAACGCGGCCGGCAACGCGGCGGCGAGCAGCGGCACCGGCAGCAGCATCAGCACAAGGACGTCCCCGACACCCCTGACACCCCTGGCGGCGGAACTCTCACCCGCTCTCGCCTGCGGCCGCGCGTGTGTCGCCGTCACATCCCTCTCCCGTGCCGTTTCGCCCTGCCCGGTACATTCTCCCACCAGGTAAGGACGAACACACGGGTCGGTTAGTTCACGCTTCGGACCGTGACTTGGCCGTTGTCGCTCCGGGCCTTCACCACATGGCTGCTGTCGTCGCTGCGCGGCGCGTCCACCGAGACTTGTCCGTTGTGGGCGACGGCGTCCACCGCATACCTCACGGAGCCGCCCGGCAGATCGATGGTGATCCCGCCGTTGTCACTCTCGGTGTCCACGAGATCGGGCACGGAGGTGAACCCCAGCCGGATCATGCCGTTGTCGGACCGAGCCGATACGGACTTGGCCGAGATCCCTTCGGTGGCGATGCCACCGTTGTCGCTCCCCAGTTTGAGCGGCCCGCTGGAGTCCCGGACGGTCACCTTCCCGTTGTCGGCGTGGAGCGTAAGGGGAGTGTCGAAGCCGGACGCGACGACCTTCCCGTTGTCCCCCTTGACGACCACGGCCACCCCGCGCGGCACCTTCACCTGGTGCTGCGAGGCACAGTCGCTGATCACGGCCCTGCACTTCACCTGGAGCGTGAGCGTGTCGTCCTGCATCTTCCACTTGGGATCGGGCCCGTTCCCGAGAACCACCCACCCGTCGACATGACGGGTCACCTCGACTTTCCGTACATCGGCCGGTACGAGCTCCAGAGACGTGTCACCGGAGTAGATGGTCAGCGTCTTCCCACTGAGCGCGAAGGACTTGTGCTCGGCGGGCGCGTCGCCCGGATCCGTACTGCCGCAGCCGGTGAGGGCAAGACCGAGCAGCAGGGCCCCACCGGATGCGATGAGAGTGCGGGTACGGAGTGCCACGATGATCTTTCCCCCAGGTCGTACGGCGGGCGGTCCCGACCGTGTGCGCCTCACCGTACGTACTCCGGCCCACCCGGCAGAATCCGGACGGCTACCGTATGAGGGGTGGGGATATCCCCCGGACGCCGCTGCGGCTGCCCCGGCTGCGGCTTGGCCCCTGCCGCCTCGTTCGCTGCCGTCCGGGCGGCCGTTTGTGACCGCGGGCCGTAGTCCATGTACGCTGTTGCCTCATCCACGGGTGCGTAGCTCAGGGGTAGAGCGCTGCTCTTACAAAGCAGATGTCGGCGGTTCGAAACCGTCCGCGCCCACCAGTCAGAACGCCCCCGCAGCGACTCGCTGCGGGGGCGTTGACGGTAGTACTTGACGGCAGTTCCTCATGCGCATCGGGTAGCGGTGGGCTGCGTGAGTAGAAACCTTCTCTACGAGTTCAAGGCGCCGCACAAGCGCGGCGCGCGCCGCAGCCCCCGGCTGGGGGCTGCCTCTGTCTTCGCCCCGGCTGCCCCTGGTCGGGCGGCGGCGCACCGAGCGCGGACGCCCAGCTCGAGAGAAAACGGCCGGCACGGGGGTGGGGGAAACCCGCTGTGGCTGGGGCTCGGTCGGCTCCACGGCTTTAAGCCCGGAGAACTGAGCTGATGTGCGCCGATCCCGCGCATCGGGAGCCGTGCCAGTTGAGTGTCCAACTGCGTGACAACGCCGACGCACAGCAGCGGACGAGAGTGGACGTCTGCGGACCATGAGTGCAGGTGAGAGCCGCGCCAGCCCAAGGCAGCGCCCCCGCCCAAGTTGCTTCGGGACGAAGAGGTCATCGTCCAACGCCTCGCCATCACGGTTCCGCTGTCGCGGCTTGCTCTGGCAAACAGCTCCAAGCAGCGTGGCTGAGGCCGGTGGGGGTGCAGCGAGGCACACGCGCGCCTAATCGATCGGCGCGCCCGCCGTCGTCGCTGACTTTCGTCGGCTGAGGTTCGTGCCACGACCGTGCCAGATGCAGGGGTCAGTCACGGTCAACACCGGTGTCCTGCGATCGAGTACAGGCCCGCTGCCTCGGCCGGAGAAGCCGCAGATCAGGCATCAGATCACCCAGCCTCTCTCCTAGAGTGGTGATCACACGTCGGGTGGGCCGGACACGGGGCGGGGAGTTTCCAGGCGAAGGACGAGTGCACGCAGGGCGCGAAGTTCGGTGTCCAGGGCCTGTGCGCCTTTGCGGCTGAGGGTGATCCATGTTCGGGGGCGCCGACCGGCGTAGCCCTTCTCCATAGTGATCAGGCCTGAGTCCTCAAGCACCTTCAGGTGCCGGGAGAGGTTTCCGTCGGTGACGGCCAGTTGCTTCTTCAGGAAGCCGAACTCGACCCGGTCGGCTTCGCGGGCGACGGTGAGGATGCCGAGCCGCACGCGCTGGTGGACGGTATCGTCCAGCGACTGAGTCGGATGCAGTCCTTGCTGGTCGTCCGGCGTAGCGGCGCTCACGAGATGACCGTACGCGCACCGGCGGCGTCGGGCGCGGCTCGGCGGTGAGCCGTCGTCCACTCGGACAGACCAGCGAGGAGCAGGATGGCGGCGAGCAGGAGCGCCTTGGCCTGCGGTCCGTCGGTCCAACCGGGGTGGGCGGGGTGCGCCCAGGGGAGCCACCCAGTGCCCCAGGAGGCTCCCAGGTAGCCAGTGAGCAGCAGAGCGTGAGTGGTGCCAGCCGCTGCGGCGATCCAGCTGCGTTCGGCCATGCCGAGGGCCAGGAGTCCGATGCCGACCAGGTACCACGGGGAGGCATAACTGTTCTCCAACAGTGCGGCCTCCCATGGCTGGTTCCTGCCGAACAGCAGTATTACCAGTGCTGTCGTGATCGCCACGGTAGTCGCCGCGGTTGCGCGAATCCACACCCTGCGGCGGGGGACTATGCCCCGAGTCTCGCCACGCAGGCGATACCAACGGGCGAAGACGAACCATGCCAAGGGGAGGAGCGCGAACCACATGCCCCAGGCCGCGAAGCGCAGGACGGCGCCGTCGAACTCGCCCTTCAAGCAGGGAGCTTCCGGCTCATGGACGACGCACAGGCTGGTTAGTTCGGCGTAGGCGAAGGCTGGATAGGATCCGATGCTGCGCCCGTGGGCTCCAAAGTTGAAGGCGTACCTGGCGACCGGAGTGGCCGCCAGCGCGAGGAGGCCGAAGCCGAGGAGGGGGACCCACGAGCCGTTCAGCTGCGCGCGGGTTCTGACCCGCAGGCCTTCCGTCGCTGCCAACAGGCCAGCCGCGTGCGCCCTCGGTTCGGATTCCGCGCCGCTCAGTGCGGGTGTTCCCATGATTTCCCCCTGTGGTCGCGCTTCGGCAACGCTGAGAGGCGGATCACCGGATGACCGTCCGCCGAACATTAACTTTGCAATGCAAAGTACATGGCAGTCAAGAGCACGCGGCGCGCCGTCCCACCCAAAGTGCCTCCTCCGAAGGGCAATTCACGGTCGGAGAGGGCGGCAACCTACCGCTGGGGCGTCCCGCGATCACCACGAGACGGGCGGTACAGCAGCGGAGTGCAGCGACCATCGCAACCACCCCCGACCCTCGGCAGCTCCAGGCAGCCGACTGGCCGACCGAAGAGACCTCAGCGACCACACCGCCCATAGTTCGCATCGAGGGACAGGCTGAGTATCTAACTGCGTGACAATGCCGACGCATAGAAGCGGACAACCGCGCACACTGACGGACTATCTCGTCGGTCATCGTGTGGTCGGTGAAGACTGCGTCGGCGCGGTCGCCGGGGAGCACCGGGAGCGCCGTCTCGACCACGCGCCCAGTGGTGTCGGTCACCACGCGGGTGATCGCGAGAACGGCTAGGGCCGAGCGGATTCGAGGGGTCGCCGTTTCCTCTGGCGTCGGGAAGCGTGCGCTGACCTTCTCCCGGAACTCGGCCAGTGGCGGGCGGAGCTCTGTCAGCCGCGCCTCCACCCCCTCGTACCAAAGCGACTTGCCGGGCACGTCGCCGGCGCCAGGTCGCGGGGGACGTAGATACAGGCCAGGCTGTGCGGTGACTCCCGCTCGTGACTGAGGCAGAGGAATTCGGTCAGTGGGCTGCTGGCCGACACTCTCAGCAGAGCGGTCAGATGCCGCACTGCTGGGTGCCCATCTCCTCACTGGGCCACCTCCCTCGGTGGGATGGGGGCGACCGGCGGGTGGCAGGGTCAGTTGCATGCCTCGTAGACCACGGGGACGCCGATCGGTGCCACGGCGGGGGAGGAATGCGCGCACTCACGGTGCGTGCCGATCAGGCACGCACTCGACCTGTAGGGGACGGCCTTCGCGTGCGTCACGCGTGGCTGCTGACGAGGAGGCATCAGAGAGCCTCCGCCGGTGCGAACCAGGTGTGCGAGAAGGGGGCGTGAGGTGCGGCCGCCGAGCGCAGCTTCGTACACTCCTCGCTGGCCAGTACGTACGGGCGGACGAGCGCGGTCCCCCTCGCCTGCGAGAACGTGCATGCGGTCTCGACACTGCCCCACGAGCAGCGTCGGCCAGTTGGAGAGTCCGAGGTGAACGACCTTCGGTCGGTCAGGAGTTAAGGGGCGGCGGTGCCGGCCCTTCGGAGGGTACCGCTCACTGGTGCGTGAGACGGCACAGCGGATACGGACCGGCTGCCTTCACGCGCCCAGATCGCCCAGGAGTGCGGCGTCGGCGAGAACGTGGTCCGCCGGGCACAGAAGCTGCTGATCTCCCAGGGGGTTCTGGAAGGCCGCGCGGGCTCCGGCACGTATGTTGCCGAACCTCGTCGGCGCGTTCCGGTGGTCCGCTCCTCGGCACGCGAGCAGCGTGACGATTCCACATTCTGTGCGGACATGAAGGCCGTAGGTAAGTACGGGGACTGGGAGAGCCGGACCGAGGCCAAGGTTCCGGCTCCGATTGAGATCGCGACGCGCCTCGGTATCGCTGAAGGCGACCTGTGCGTCCGGACCGCGTACGAGTTTCTGGCCGATGGCAGGCCGGTGCAACTGTCGACGAGCTGGGAGCCGTACGACCTCACCGCCGGCACACTCGTCGTCCTCCCAGAGGGCGGGCCACACGCCGGGGAGGGTGTCGTGAACCGCATGGCCGCGATCGGTATCACGGTCAGTCATGCTGTGGAGCAGCCGGAGCCGCGGCAAGCGAATGCCGCGGAGGCATCGCTCCTTGGCATCCAGAAGGCCGCCCTGGTCACGCACATCCGGCGGACGTACTACAGCGACCAGGGGCGGCCCGTGGAGACGGCTGACATCGTGGTGCCCGCCGCTCTGTGTGAGATCGTCTACGAGGTTTCCATCGGCCGTTAACGGAGCGCCACTCGAGGGGGAAGTGATGGGGTCGCTCGGATATGGTATTGGCGCCTTGGTCTGGGGTGCGCCTGTTGCTGCTCTGCTGGTGGGGGTGCTCACCGCGATTGCGGTCGTTCGATGGCGGCGGAAGGCAATCGCAGCCTTGGAACGCGCCGAGCTGGACGCAGACGTACAGCAGAGTGCTAAGCGGCCAGCCGGAACAGGCCCCACCCAGGTGCAGCTTATTCGTGGACAGCGAAACCCCCGGCAGGCAACAGAGAAGGGCTGACCTGCGGCGATATGCGAGACGCACGGGACCTCTGGAGTCGGTGCGCCGTCCGTGCTCCTGTCCGCGGTGTCTGCGCCTCCCCTGGTGCGGCCGGCGCTGGGAGCATTCCGGCGTCTGACCGGTCGCGATGCCGGAGACGGAAGGGGGCGGGATGACTCAGTCGAAGTGCGGGGCTCCCACGCAGAGCGGTGGCCGGTGCCAGAGCAAGGCGATCATCGGTAGCTCGCGGTGCGCCAGGCACCAGGGGGCGTGGTCCGCTTATGGGGTGGAGCAGCGGAAGAAGAAGGAAGCCGAAGGGAAGATGCGGAAGCTCCGGAAGAAGCGATGAC
This region includes:
- a CDS encoding O-methyltransferase produces the protein MTKGNETKITDELYAYMLAHNPPLDAVQRELVETTYARLPDQAGMQSAEEQGPLLAFLVRLTGARHIVEVGTFTGFSALSMAQALPADGRLIACDVSEEWTAYGRKAWEKAGVADRIELRIAPALDTLRAMPAEPHIDVAYLDADKGNYIPYWEELVPRMRQGGLVVTDNVLFHGRVTDPQATGGAAAIKEFNDHVAADPRMDSVLLTVSDGLTLSRKR
- a CDS encoding UTRA domain-containing protein translates to MQLTLPPAGRPHPTEGGGPVRRWAPSSAASDRSAESVGQQPTDRIPLPQSRAGVTAQPGLYLRPPRPGAGDVPGKSLWYEGVEARLTELRPPLAEFREKVSARFPTPEETATPRIRSALAVLAITRVVTDTTGRVVETALPVLPGDRADAVFTDHTMTDEIVRQCARLSASMRRHCHAVRYSACPSMRTMGGVVAEVSSVGQSAAWSCRGSGVVAMVAALRCCTARLVVIAGRPSGRLPPSPTVNCPSEEALWVGRRAACS
- a CDS encoding GntR family transcriptional regulator, with product MPSRAQIAQECGVGENVVRRAQKLLISQGVLEGRAGSGTYVAEPRRRVPVVRSSAREQRDDSTFCADMKAVGKYGDWESRTEAKVPAPIEIATRLGIAEGDLCVRTAYEFLADGRPVQLSTSWEPYDLTAGTLVVLPEGGPHAGEGVVNRMAAIGITVSHAVEQPEPRQANAAEASLLGIQKAALVTHIRRTYYSDQGRPVETADIVVPAALCEIVYEVSIGR
- a CDS encoding phosphoribosyltransferase, with the protein product MSERAARKETANVVWSGSWVAQRLGVELVGDGKPDGDRELRDLLGLALRRNPKRAHLLVSNVLGKHVPQKPSVVYGVGFELGRRVRELLGDAEAHRAVVLGYAETATGLGHAVADGLGVAPYLHSTRRPVEGVERAGGFEESHSHATSHLLLPEDPNLLAGECGPTDADTDAYTDAPLVLVDDEFSTGNTVLNTIRALHERYPRSRYVVVALVDMRSPTDQGRLTEFAAEIGARVDLVARSSGTVTLPEGVLEKGRALVAAHEGAGSAGPRATVEQGRRPCTRVDLQWPAGVPDGGRHGFTPAHRAALEPVLPAMAARIAASLGEARRVLILGFEELMYAPLRLGTALEDHTEAEVRYSTTTRSPVLAVDDPGYAIRSRLVFPAHDNPADGPGDRYAYNVAGAGFDAVVVTIDSTADTPELHAPDGLLAQLAAHTDHVLLAVVPSYVPSGLPSYVSERQEPSMLPEPLRGPAFSSYAPDEVGWLLQDLSDTELEAPTEEREEAIQSGGAHYAESLPVEYQPSAQYQSLFKAALDLSAARVARAVGTVTETVLAERGARPVLVSLARAGTPVGVLMRRWARHRHGLDLPHYAVSIVRGRGIDANALRWLAAHHDPADVVFVDGWTGKGAITRELSAALDGFDGFNPEIAVLADPGGCVRTYGTREDFLIPSACLNSTVSGLISRTVLRSDLVGPDDFHGAKFYRELADTDVSGHFLDTVADHFDEVADAVDAEAKELLAADRAPTWEGWAAVERISEEYGIHDVNLVKPGVGETTRVLLRRVPWKILAKRGAGADLEHIRLLAEQRGVPVEEIDELPYTCVGLIHPKYTRGATGADGKAVESK
- a CDS encoding DUF4383 domain-containing protein, which codes for MATHVLHATGRQTPRRRRKVTQLDKHLPVDHRLNRVYRVGAGLMGLVLLAFGILGLINEIGFFSTGGATVAGLNTNGALSVLSICVGLLLFIGMVIGGNFASTLNMILGVAFILSGFINLALLDTDYNFLAFHMQNVLFSFVVGLMLMMFGMYGRVSGGLPHDNPYWRARHPDEAARETRMGRKATPPTMPVVRRP
- a CDS encoding DUF4097 family beta strand repeat-containing protein, which encodes MALRTRTLIASGGALLLGLALTGCGSTDPGDAPAEHKSFALSGKTLTIYSGDTSLELVPADVRKVEVTRHVDGWVVLGNGPDPKWKMQDDTLTLQVKCRAVISDCASQHQVKVPRGVAVVVKGDNGKVVASGFDTPLTLHADNGKVTVRDSSGPLKLGSDNGGIATEGISAKSVSARSDNGMIRLGFTSVPDLVDTESDNGGITIDLPGGSVRYAVDAVAHNGQVSVDAPRSDDSSHVVKARSDNGQVTVRSVN
- a CDS encoding HAD family hydrolase, translating into MTLVASDLDRTLIYSTAALQLPMPDAEAPRLLCVEVYDHKPLSYMTETAATLLDELARTTVFVPTTTRTREQYGRIHLPGPAPRFAICANGGHLLVDGESDPDWQTQVSRRLADECASLAEVRAHLLAAADPAWLLKERVAEDLFAYLVVERALLPEGWVKELGEWAETRGWTVSLQGRKIYAVPGPLTKSAAMNEVARRTGATLTLAAGDSLLDADLLLAADRAWRPAHGELADTGWSAPHVDVTAEHGVAAGEEILRHFLRASGPGAGALVQQ
- a CDS encoding transcriptional regulator translates to MSAATPDDQQGLHPTQSLDDTVHQRVRLGILTVAREADRVEFGFLKKQLAVTDGNLSRHLKVLEDSGLITMEKGYAGRRPRTWITLSRKGAQALDTELRALRALVLRLETPRPVSGPPDV
- a CDS encoding FmdB family zinc ribbon protein, with product MPRYEYRCRSCGDTFELSRPMAQSSDPASCPAGHADTVKLLSTVAVGGSSAKSAPAAPSAGGGGCCGGGCCG